The Crocosphaera subtropica ATCC 51142 genome includes a window with the following:
- a CDS encoding cation:proton antiporter, which translates to MSSQNSTQIELITLSFLRMDSTMELLTNPFYETAFVLLVSTIVGAMGLALRQPLIVAFIAVGILVGPSAFGWVIPSEEMELFAELGIALLLFVVGLKLDLHLIQSMGSVALATGFGQVAFTSIVGFLISLLLGFTPLTAVYIAVALTFSSTIIIVKLLSDKREIDSLHGRIALGFLIVQDLVVVLVMIGLSALGGDAALSPGITLLQLVLKGGLLLLGVGVMMAFVLPKLLHHLAQSQELLLIFAIAWAVTLSALSEILGFSSEVGAFLSGISLASTRYRDAIGSRLVSIRDFLLLFFFVNLGAHLDLHLLGAQIVPALVLSLFVLIGNPTIVMAIMGYMGYRKRTSLLSGLTVAQISEFSLILAALGLSLGHIDEETVGLITLVGLITIGVSTYMILYSHLLYEWLSPTLSIFERRIPHREEAGDTGFSATKADVIVYGLGRYGGWLVNSLSRKGLVVHGVDFDPENVRRWRRQGFLVHYGDAEDPEYPSHLPLNAVKWVVSSIPGIEINLTLLHALQHYDYKGKLAVTIHKDHEDEALQTSEVDLILRPFVDAAEQAAEELFKDLKEGQGE; encoded by the coding sequence ATGAGTTCTCAAAACTCAACACAAATTGAGTTAATAACCCTTTCTTTTTTGCGAATGGATTCAACAATGGAACTACTCACTAACCCTTTCTATGAAACCGCTTTTGTCTTATTGGTTTCCACTATAGTGGGAGCAATGGGTTTGGCGTTACGTCAACCGTTGATTGTCGCCTTCATTGCAGTAGGTATTCTGGTTGGACCTTCGGCCTTTGGCTGGGTTATCCCAAGTGAAGAAATGGAACTGTTTGCGGAGTTGGGCATTGCCCTTCTGCTGTTTGTGGTAGGGCTAAAGCTTGACCTGCACCTAATTCAAAGCATGGGGTCGGTAGCACTAGCAACCGGGTTCGGGCAAGTCGCCTTTACGTCAATCGTGGGTTTTCTGATTTCTCTTTTGTTGGGGTTTACTCCCCTAACAGCGGTGTATATTGCCGTCGCTTTGACCTTCTCCAGCACAATCATTATTGTCAAGCTCCTCTCGGATAAACGAGAGATTGATTCCCTACATGGTCGGATTGCGCTAGGCTTTTTGATTGTGCAAGACCTGGTCGTGGTGTTGGTCATGATTGGGCTGTCGGCTTTGGGAGGTGATGCTGCTCTGTCCCCAGGGATAACCCTGTTGCAACTGGTGCTAAAAGGAGGACTGTTGCTTCTAGGGGTCGGGGTCATGATGGCCTTTGTGCTGCCGAAGTTACTCCACCATTTGGCGCAATCGCAGGAATTGCTTCTTATCTTTGCGATCGCTTGGGCTGTAACACTCTCTGCACTAAGTGAAATTTTAGGGTTCAGTAGTGAAGTCGGGGCATTTTTGTCGGGGATTTCCTTAGCGTCTACTCGCTATCGGGATGCAATTGGGTCACGGTTAGTCAGCATTCGAGACTTTCTTCTGCTGTTCTTTTTTGTGAACCTGGGGGCTCACCTCGACTTACATCTGCTGGGGGCGCAGATTGTACCTGCCCTAGTGTTGTCCCTGTTTGTTCTGATTGGCAACCCCACCATTGTCATGGCAATCATGGGCTATATGGGTTATCGCAAACGCACCAGCTTGCTTTCTGGGTTGACCGTAGCTCAAATTAGCGAGTTTTCCCTAATTCTTGCGGCCTTGGGTTTGAGTCTAGGACATATCGATGAAGAGACGGTGGGGTTGATCACCCTGGTAGGTTTAATTACTATCGGCGTGTCCACTTATATGATCCTTTATTCCCACCTGCTGTATGAGTGGCTATCGCCCACACTGAGCATCTTCGAGCGCCGAATTCCACACCGAGAAGAAGCCGGGGATACTGGGTTTTCCGCCACAAAAGCTGATGTGATTGTCTATGGCTTGGGTCGCTATGGTGGTTGGTTGGTGAACAGCCTCAGCAGGAAAGGACTGGTTGTTCATGGTGTGGACTTTGACCCAGAAAATGTGCGGCGTTGGCGGCGACAGGGTTTCTTGGTTCACTATGGTGATGCAGAAGATCCAGAATACCCCAGTCACCTTCCCCTGAATGCGGTTAAGTGGGTCGTTAGCAGTATTCCAGGGATTGAGATTAACCTAACCCTGCTACACGCCCTCCAGCACTACGACTATAAGGGGAAATTGGCCGTCACTATCCATAAAGATCACGAAGATGAAGCACTACAAACCTCTGAGGTAGATTTGATTCTGCGTCCCTTTGTAGATGCAGCAGAGCAAGCGGCTGAGGAGCTATTCAAGGATTTAAAGGAGGGACAGGGGGAGTAG